Genomic DNA from Brassica rapa cultivar Chiifu-401-42 chromosome A04, CAAS_Brap_v3.01, whole genome shotgun sequence:
AGTACAATGGAGGAGAAAACCACTTTCGAAGGCTACGACATTAAGGAAGGGGGAAGCTTCTCAGATTTTGAAATAAACAGTCCCAAGGAAGACGGAACAAGAGAGGCGGCGAGGTGGATTAACGCTTGCAGATTCAAGTTCCCAAAACCATATTGCAGAAGAGAATTTCAATCATGTAAGTTGCGGTTGTTCTGTTATTGTTTCTTAATCTGAAGTAATTCTTTTTTGGAGTCGGTATGTGGAAACGTTGTGACCCGAAAGTTTGAAGCTTTGTGTTTAGACTCCACTCCATTGTACATTCTATTCCTTTTTCAAAGTATTTGTTACATGAATACAAAtagaatatttttgaaaaatttgaatctgaagtatttttttgtttccttcattttatgatattttcaaGTCATATGTGGTACCGGAGTAACATGGAATAAATGTGAACAATCTGCTTGTTCGTATTGTTGTTGCTTTGCGTATGATCCAGTGAGCTGAATAGAATACCAAccaacaaaattaaaaagaatagtttgTTGGTTTCCATTCTCATTTTTGTTCGTATTGTTGTTGTTTGTCTATACATACCGTTACACTTTTATGGTTTCcattctacatttttgttaTACTATACATCTTATTTCACATTTACTTTGTTATATGGGTCCTAACAATTGCTTTGTGTTGCTCAGGTTACAAATGGATGATTTAGACTGTCAAGTAGATTGTTCGAAACTGGATTTGAACCAATTCGTGAATATATTCTCATTTATATGTAATGGTGCAATGTGTATATAAATGGAATAGACCGTGTGCACGTAAAATGGAAAGATCATACATGTAAAATGGAATGTATAATATTTGCTATTTGTTTTATTCTATTCTATTTGCAGAACATACAATAGAAATATGATTTTACAGTGCATTCGCATAAgttatattttgttgttgtatCATTGATATGAATCCTAGTTTATGCGTATTGATCAAGAATTAAGTATTTAAAACTCAATTTTATCACTTCCTTAACCACATCAACATAAGTCTAAACTTCACACAAATTTCGTTAACCACATCCAAATTTCACTATTTCACCAATATGTAgtatactatttattttgttctattctatttGGGTCGAAGatttatatttagatttagagtttatatttgagtttagggtttaataataaagttttAGAGTTTAGTATGGTTGGAGGTGGAGATAGGacatgattaggatttagggtttagtattttaggATTGGAGTAAGATTTTGATATTTAAGAGTTATGGGTAAGATTTGTATCCTATACTATTTCTCCGATATGGAATACACCTTTTACTGAAAATCTATTTCTTTCCACTCCTTTTAcagcatttatttatttttgtatttagtATTTTCGTTATCTGGTTGTTATGAAAATAGACTTACATTGTATTGTAAATGGAATATACCACTCTTAGAAAGTATTCTATTTTTATCCATTTGTTTTACATGTCACTTAAATGTGCGGTAACTATGCATGTGACGTAAGTCATGTGCTTTCATTGTTAATAGTGATCATTAACTCATGTTTCTCTCCTCTCATCGACGTCACTATTTTCTTCTTCACCGGGTACCTGTAAGTGATGAGGGTATAACCGACTAAACTTTAGCATAAATGTTAGTTTATTAAATAGATCAAAATCAATGTCATATGCTTAATTtgcatttttgttttgtatattgaACAAATTCTCCCTTATTTCTACTCGTATGGTggaacttaaattaaataaaaaaattcatttattGGTAGAAAGACGTGGTTAGTTAGTAGTTCCATGCTggctataaaataaaatgaaatttaaaagtcAACCATTAAGATATTCATAATTTGTACAGGGTTCGTTCCCTTTGGTCGAGCTGACTTTTTAAGGTACAAATCTCAAATAATTGAGATACCCACAACCATAAATATAAATGAGTCGATTCATGTCTCAAGTGATAACGTAGTTATCgttgacaaaataaaaataatttgtatgaTTGTATTTATCATTATGTTATGGTATCTGAGTGCCAAAGTTCGCTCTAGAATGATTAGTTACTAAATGTAAATGACTCTATTATTAGCGTGGAAGCACATATAAACTGCGACATGTCAGTATGACTTGGAGAGTGTCtctaataaaataattgatgCACGACTACTTAACCACAATTAAACATATCCAACTAATCATATTtagttaaactattttaatatttaatgggCTGTTCCAATGGTGACTCTCTGCTCATGGCCATAGGTCATTgcgatttaatatttttgagaaTCTTGAATAGTGAGAAATTGTTAAaactctatatatattatactaaaaaCAAGACATGTGATGAATTTGGATATGATTAATATTTCAAGAAGGGATTCATTTGCTGAAATATGTGTGATGTATCAAAtatggttagtttaatgaaTTCTATATCAAAATAACACGTTTGCAGAttatacaaatgtttttttacaagactaattttctaatattttaatgattCATCCAAAACAGGCAGAAACTCTTATGACTAAGATGAAGGATACAATTATTCAAAAACAACTTACATTATACTAAAAATTTGATGATACATTCAAATGAGATTAGAGCGGGAGAAGAAATGTTTTTGACATAAAATCAGTGTTCTTAAAACCACGCGCCCCCAAAAATTTTCTCTCAACCCTAACTTCGCGTCTCCCTCGCGCCTCCTTTTTCTTTACTCCGATCGCCTCTCCAGTGCCGCTCGGCGCTGAGAGAGGGCTCTTGCCGACCCCGTCACATCCAAATCCATCTCCGGCGTGAAGATCTGTGGGTGACGTGACTTTGTTTCGGTTCGTCGTCTTCTCAGATGGCTTGCTTTGACTTGTCGAAGCTGAGCGGGATTTGCGACGCGGTGCCTCTAGCGACTGTGCCGCCGCTTCATCCTCCTCAACACCAAAGCAAACGTTTCCTCTCCCTACGTCTCGCTCTTCTCGCGGGTGAAAGTAAATGTCGCTTTGGCCTCTGCCTACAAAGGCAAATCGGGTACGCGTTGCCTAAGTTAGAGGTCTCGGGACCTCGGACTGGTTGCGATAGGGTCATATCTGTCGCTCCATCGAGTCAAGTTTAGGTGGTTAGCTACTGAGTGATGCATTAATTTTGCTCCTCTCCCCTCCTTTGTTGTTGGTGTTGGCGTTGCTTGTTAGTCTGGATTGGAATTGCAGGTTTAAACGTGATGGGTTGTGGAGGTTCTTTGGTTTCTTGGAGCTCGGAGGAATACTTTGTGGTTGGAGGAGGTAGTAAGACTCGGGAGGTGGTGATGCTGCCCCTTTCTCTGTACCGACTTAGAGGACGAGTGCGGTCGAGTTGGTTGAGCGCTATTAAGCACCCGTGGTGTGTGTTGTCCTGTCTGTTGCTGGATTCCGGGTTTAGTTCTTTCCCAGCCCGGACCTAGAGGACCGTCTTTGAGCGGGTCTGTTTCTGATCCTTGGAGAAAAGAAATTTGTACAGGCAGCCATTGAATCCACTTCCCACTAGTATCGTATTCTTCGTGTTCTAGTTTCTTGGATCTCTCTTTTCATGCTTGTCTCGGCTAAATCTTCGGTCCGGTTACTACAAGTTTGTATCGATATTTGATATCCTGTTCGCTCCAAAGCAGAACGGTTTCAAATTCGATTGATTCTGCTTCCatgttttttactttttttgccATGGAAGTATGTGTTTAGAAGTCTTATAGTTTGTTTATCACATTTTGTAAGCTTCAACAATTCATTTCTGAAATGATATTTaccatttagcaaaaaaaaaaaaaatgtttttgacaTAATAATAGCCAATCATGCTTATTGTTCTGCCGACACAAACTATTGCATCAATCGCGCTTCATGGGACCAAAGCAACAACACCAAGACTATCACGGATCCCAAATAGAACTTTAATCCTTTTTGATGTACGATTACAAAAATATGGGATCATGCAACAATTTTAACAGCGTAGTTAAGTTTGAATTTGTTTGTTCAAATGATGTTATGGGCCTGAGTATGGCTATCAATTTATCATGGACTACAAATCTATAATCGATTATTTATATTTCgatgaataaacaaaaatgGAAGTTTTGCGTAGTATAACAAAAACCACGAAGGATTTATAAAGTCAAAACTATTATACGTCAATGGAGGGAGAGTTCctcatttattttcaaaaaataaaagagtGAAAATTGGAATTTATCTATGCTCTAATTACTAAGCGTTAGGACTAGTCACAAGATTCTCGTAGGAGTCAACGGCGCTTGACGGGACGGCGACCATTACTTTAACCGCGTCACTTCGTTCAGGAACCGGAAGCAACAAACAGTACCGGTCGCAGCAAACCGATCCCACGTGAACCGGTTTACCAAAAccgaaatcaagcttctctaAACCGAGGCGTGACCACTGCGAAATTATCAAGACTCCGACCGAGTCAGGACACTTGGCCTTGCTCACGGCTTCCACCACCGACCTGACGTAATCATCTCCGACTCTCTCCTTCGCTTGTTTCACCAGCTTCGCCGCGTGGCGTAATCCTTTCTCCGTCAAGTCTTTCACGGTGGTTTGCGCGCACCCGACGACGAAGGCGTTCCCGTAGAACCCGGCGGGTAAACTCGGTTTGACTCGGTCTCGGATGTTGACGCTGAACAAAAGCTTGACGGTTTGGCTCGATGGTAAGTTCAGTGATCTCGCCCAGCTCCGCCACACGTGCGCAGAGAGCACCTCGAACGATGTGTGTTTGGTACTGGACTCACCGAGTCGACTCGCGAGTTTCTTCAGCTCTGTAAGTCTCTGTTTCTCGAAGACGACGGAGGTCGGAACGAGTCGCTCGGCGTTGAACCGGTTGACGAACCCGCAGAGGTCGGGAACTCGGTTGAACTCAGGGTGGCTCAACGAGTCACGAACCGGAGACGGGTTAAGCAAGCGGCGATCCCAGAGGTGTCTCCGTTTCAACTCGGTCTGACTCAGCGAGTCTCTCGATAACTCGGCGAACAAGGTGAGAAACTCGGCGCTTCCGATGCCATCGGAGAGGCAGTGGTTAACACCGACGGCTAAAGCGGCGCCACCGTCTCTGAGCCAAGTGAGCTGGACGACGAGAGGCGGTGCACCGGCGAGGACGTCGACGACGTTGAGGGAGAGAAGCTTTCTCCAGCTAGTCACGTGCCGGGGAGGTTTCTGAAAGTCAAGGCACGTGAGGTGATCAGTTACGGCTTCGAGAAACAGAGCACCTTGGCTACGGCAGTTAACCTCGAGACTTCCGCCGTTGGGTCTCTCACGGACACGGCCGGAGAAAGGGAAGTAAGGAACAAGAGCGCGAGAGAGTGCTGATTTGAGACGACCCGAGAGAGAAACCGGGTCGGAAACGGGTGAGTAAACGAGGAGGTATTCGATTGTGAATCGGAGGAAGAGTTGAGAATCTAAGGCGGAGAGGGACAGAACACAAGAAGGTGTTTGGTCGGAAGGAGTAATAACTGTGGCTTCTTTGACATGAACCAGTGATCCCATTATACTTTCTTTCTTGCTTCTTTTTTGCTCTGAAATAAAGAAGGTGGGTCTCTGCGatgtgtattatatatataccgCTGCTATGTTATGTATGCGCATGTATATTCACGTAGAAGAGAGACAACTAGGGTAGTTTTGTAATTTGGCTGATCTTTTCAGACATGGTATGTCTTGTGTGTTGTATCATGCATGTGTACTCTTGTGTGTACGTGTTCCCTTAATTGTTCTGACTGGTTTCAAAATCTAGAGGCAACGCTTTTGATCCGTTGGTGTGAAAGTTTTACAAGTTATCACTGGACGTAGATTTTCAATTTAGAGCACAGTGGTGGATAATCATCCCCCATATGCTTTATacctttttatttaatatatgataTTAAATTGAGAGATAAACAACCTTTTATTGGATATAGGGAAAGATTTCAACGAATATTTGGTAATCGGGAGATATATGGTGGTATTGAAATTGATTGACGGATACTACTATTTTGAGGTTGATCAAGCATATTTAGACCGTTCATATGAAAACGTGCATCGACTATTTGAATTTGATCATCCACACGACAATCCACCGtgaagatttttttctttcaaccgTGTGAATCTTAAAAGTTTTAGGTTTAAAGACTAAATCCACGAAACTGGGTATTCAATTAATCTATCAGTATGACAACCAAATGGTTGAGGTGTATGGAATTCAGGACACAAGTTCCAGCTGGAGTTCTATTACCAATAGACCAAGACAACTTGACAAGTGAGAAgagaaaataattaacataaCCACAAAATTTTAGAACGTATATCGTTCAGTTCTATACACGAAGTTACGAAAGCGTATAAGATGATGGTGGTACACAAAATTATCTGTTAAATAAGAGTTAAAGACGATAATGTCTAAAATGGAAGAAACTAAAACCACGGTTTGGCGAAGGTTAACTATACACGTATTTCAATAATTAAGTTAAAAATGCCATTAAGCCAAGTTTCTGTATTTTTTAAAGTGTTAGTAGCACGTAGTagtaaatgatttattttagaCCACCTCCATCGGCGCTTCTTAAATGGAGGTtccaaacaaaagagaaaaaaaataaatgaaaaaggaaaataaaacacAGAACCGGTGTTTAAACTGGGATTTTTAGGATTGTTAGGAACCCTAACGTGTCACATTCTTATTTGACGGCTCAtttatgtctctctctctccttcgaAATCCCATTTTTTCTATTCCTC
This window encodes:
- the LOC103865777 gene encoding taxadien-5-alpha-ol O-acetyltransferase, with product MGSLVHVKEATVITPSDQTPSCVLSLSALDSQLFLRFTIEYLLVYSPVSDPVSLSGRLKSALSRALVPYFPFSGRVRERPNGGSLEVNCRSQGALFLEAVTDHLTCLDFQKPPRHVTSWRKLLSLNVVDVLAGAPPLVVQLTWLRDGGAALAVGVNHCLSDGIGSAEFLTLFAELSRDSLSQTELKRRHLWDRRLLNPSPVRDSLSHPEFNRVPDLCGFVNRFNAERLVPTSVVFEKQRLTELKKLASRLGESSTKHTSFEVLSAHVWRSWARSLNLPSSQTVKLLFSVNIRDRVKPSLPAGFYGNAFVVGCAQTTVKDLTEKGLRHAAKLVKQAKERVGDDYVRSVVEAVSKAKCPDSVGVLIISQWSRLGLEKLDFGFGKPVHVGSVCCDRYCLLLPVPERSDAVKVMVAVPSSAVDSYENLVTSPNA